Proteins encoded together in one Xiphophorus maculatus strain JP 163 A chromosome 13, X_maculatus-5.0-male, whole genome shotgun sequence window:
- the LOC102223722 gene encoding H-2 class I histocompatibility antigen, Q9 alpha chain-like isoform X1: MADKNTLIFLILVGIQESTAVTHSLKYFYTASSGIENFPSYVSVGLVDEVQISYCDSRTNKNIPKQDWMNEVSSEYPNYWKEETETCLAKQQTFKISLEIAKKRFNQTEGEHIYQQMYGCEWDDETGEVKGYDQFGYDGEDLITLDPKTQEWIAPKPEAVITKLKWDNNRAAVEHENEYLTQTCVEWLKKYVNYGRSSLMKTDRPSVSLLQKNSSSPVSCFATGFYPNRAEMFWRKDGEEIHDGVEKGEIKPNNDGTFQMNVNIDLSSVATGDWIKYECVFQLSGVNDITNRLEKTRILTNEPPNTSIVIIIAVAVVYVTVYVPIAVIGFIIYKKNNARRPPSPVVNGRPPEETRFLRQA; this comes from the exons TGACCCACTCTCTGAAGTATTTCTACACGGCATCTTCAGGAATAGAAAACTTCCCATCATACGTCTCTGTTGGGTTGGTGGATGAAGTTCAGATAAGTTACTGTGAcagcagaacaaataaaaatattcctaaacaGGATTGGATGAATGAAGTGAGTTCAGAATATCCAAATTACTGGAAGGAGGAAACAGAGACATGTCTGGCTAAACAGCAAACCTTCAAAATCAGCCTAGAAATTGCCAAAAAACGTTTCAACCAGACTGAAG GAGAACACATATATCAGCAGATGTATGGCTGTGAGTGGGATGATGAGACtggagaggtcaaaggttatgatcAGTTTGGTTATGATGGAGAAGATTTAATCACACTGGACCCAAAGACACAAGAATGGATCGCTCCAAAACCAGAAGCTGTCATCACCAAACTCAAGTGGGATAATAATAGAGCTGCTGTAGAACATGAGAATGAGTACTTAACTCAGACATGTGTTGAGTGGCTGAAGAAATATGTGAACTATGGGAGGAGCTCACTGATGAAAACAG ATCGTCCCTCAGTGTCTCTCCTCCAGAAGAATTCATCCTCTCCAGTCAGTTGCTTCGCTACAGGTTTCTACCCCAACAGAGCTGAAATGTTCTGGAGGAAAGATGGAGAGGAGATTCATGATGGTGTGGAAAAAGGAGAAATCAAGCCCAACAATGATGGAACCTTCCAGATGAATGTTAACATCGATCTGTCATCTGTTGCAACTGGAGACTGGATCAAgtatgaatgtgtgtttcaGCTCTCTGGTGTCAATGACATCACCAATAGACTGGAGAAAACAAGAATCTTGACCAATGAAC CACCAAATACCAGCATTGTGATCATCATCgctgttgctgttgtttatgTGACTGTCTATGTTCCCATTGCTGTGATTGGATTCATTATTTACAAGAAGAACAACG CCAGGCGTCCACCTTCTC CTGTGGTGAACGGTCGGCCTCCAGAAGAAACCAGATTCCTTCGACAAGCatga
- the LOC102223722 gene encoding H-2 class I histocompatibility antigen, Q9 alpha chain-like isoform X2, which yields MADKNTLIFLILVGIQESTAVTHSLKYFYTASSGIENFPSYVSVGLVDEVQISYCDSRTNKNIPKQDWMNEVSSEYPNYWKEETETCLAKQQTFKISLEIAKKRFNQTEGEHIYQQMYGCEWDDETGEVKGYDQFGYDGEDLITLDPKTQEWIAPKPEAVITKLKWDNNRAAVEHENEYLTQTCVEWLKKYVNYGRSSLMKTDRPSVSLLQKNSSSPVSCFATGFYPNRAEMFWRKDGEEIHDGVEKGEIKPNNDGTFQMNVNIDLSSVATGDWIKYECVFQLSGVNDITNRLEKTRILTNEPPNTSIVIIIAVAVVYVTVYVPIAVIGFIIYKKNNGVHLLLW from the exons TGACCCACTCTCTGAAGTATTTCTACACGGCATCTTCAGGAATAGAAAACTTCCCATCATACGTCTCTGTTGGGTTGGTGGATGAAGTTCAGATAAGTTACTGTGAcagcagaacaaataaaaatattcctaaacaGGATTGGATGAATGAAGTGAGTTCAGAATATCCAAATTACTGGAAGGAGGAAACAGAGACATGTCTGGCTAAACAGCAAACCTTCAAAATCAGCCTAGAAATTGCCAAAAAACGTTTCAACCAGACTGAAG GAGAACACATATATCAGCAGATGTATGGCTGTGAGTGGGATGATGAGACtggagaggtcaaaggttatgatcAGTTTGGTTATGATGGAGAAGATTTAATCACACTGGACCCAAAGACACAAGAATGGATCGCTCCAAAACCAGAAGCTGTCATCACCAAACTCAAGTGGGATAATAATAGAGCTGCTGTAGAACATGAGAATGAGTACTTAACTCAGACATGTGTTGAGTGGCTGAAGAAATATGTGAACTATGGGAGGAGCTCACTGATGAAAACAG ATCGTCCCTCAGTGTCTCTCCTCCAGAAGAATTCATCCTCTCCAGTCAGTTGCTTCGCTACAGGTTTCTACCCCAACAGAGCTGAAATGTTCTGGAGGAAAGATGGAGAGGAGATTCATGATGGTGTGGAAAAAGGAGAAATCAAGCCCAACAATGATGGAACCTTCCAGATGAATGTTAACATCGATCTGTCATCTGTTGCAACTGGAGACTGGATCAAgtatgaatgtgtgtttcaGCTCTCTGGTGTCAATGACATCACCAATAGACTGGAGAAAACAAGAATCTTGACCAATGAAC CACCAAATACCAGCATTGTGATCATCATCgctgttgctgttgtttatgTGACTGTCTATGTTCCCATTGCTGTGATTGGATTCATTATTTACAAGAAGAACAACG GCGTCCACCTTCTC CTGTGGTGA
- the LOC102221188 gene encoding major histocompatibility complex class I-related gene protein-like isoform X2 has protein sequence MMLIFLILVGIQGSTAVTHSLKYFYTASSGIENFPSYVSVGLVDEVQISYCDSRTNENIPKQDWMNKVNSKHPNYWEEETETCWVKQRFLKGNLEIAKHRFNQTGGEHIYQQMYGCEWDDETGEVKGYDEFGYDGEDLIILDSNTQQWIAPRTQAVITANRWNNDRNDLEHENEYLTQTCVEWLRKYVNYGRRSLMRTDLPSVSLLQKSPSSPVSCFATGFYPNRAEMFWRKDGEEIHDGVEKGEIKPNNDGTFQMSVNIDLSSVATEDWNKYECVFQLSGVNDITNRLEKTRILTNESNIPIVIITFVLFVTVLGLIAVIGFILYNQKNNGVHLLLW, from the exons ATGATGTTAATCTTTCTGATTCTAGTGGGAATTCAAGGTTCTACCGCAG TGACCCACTCTCTGAAGTATTTCTACACGGCATCTTCAGGAATAGAAAACTTCCCATCATACGTCTCTGTTGGGTTGGTGGATGAAGTTCAGATAAGTTACTGTGACAgcagaacaaatgaaaatattcctAAACAGGATTGGATGAATAAAGTGAATTCAAAACATCCAAATTACTGGGAGGAGGAAACAGAGACATGTTGGGTTAAACAGCGATTCCTCAAAGGCAACCTAGAAATTGCTAAACATCGTTTCAACCAGACTGGAG GAGAACACATATATCAGCAGATGTATGGCTGTGAGTGGGACGATGAGACCggagaggtcaaaggttatgatgAGTTTGGTTATGATGGAGAAGATTTAATTATACTGGACTCAAATACACAACAATGGATCGCTCCAAGAACACAAGCTGTCATCACAGCAAACAGATGGAACAATGATAGAAATGATTTAGAACATGAGAATGAGTACTTAACTCAGACATGTGTTGAGTGGCTGAGGAAATATGTCAACTATGGGAGGAGATCACTGATGAGAACAG ATCTTCCATCAGTGTCTCTCCTCCAGAAATCTCCATCCTCTCCAGTCAGTTGCTTCGCTACAGGTTTCTACCCCAACAGAGCAGAAATGTTCTGGAGGAAAGATGGAGAGGAGATTCATGATGGTGTGGAAAAAGGAGAGATCAAGCCCAACAATGATGGAACCTTCCAGATGAGCGTTAACATCGATCTGTCATCTGTTGCAACTGAAGACTGGAACAAgtatgaatgtgtgtttcaGCTCTCTGGAGTCAATGACATCACCAATAGACTGGAGAAAACAAGAATCTTGACCAATGAAT CAAATATCCCCATTGTGATCATCacctttgttctttttgtgaCTGTCCTCGGTCTCATTGCTGTGATTGGATTCATTCTTTACAACCAGAAGAACAACG GCGTCCACCTTCTC CTGTGGTGA
- the LOC102221188 gene encoding H-2 class I histocompatibility antigen, Q9 alpha chain-like isoform X1, translated as MMLIFLILVGIQGSTAVTHSLKYFYTASSGIENFPSYVSVGLVDEVQISYCDSRTNENIPKQDWMNKVNSKHPNYWEEETETCWVKQRFLKGNLEIAKHRFNQTGGEHIYQQMYGCEWDDETGEVKGYDEFGYDGEDLIILDSNTQQWIAPRTQAVITANRWNNDRNDLEHENEYLTQTCVEWLRKYVNYGRRSLMRTDLPSVSLLQKSPSSPVSCFATGFYPNRAEMFWRKDGEEIHDGVEKGEIKPNNDGTFQMSVNIDLSSVATEDWNKYECVFQLSGVNDITNRLEKTRILTNESNIPIVIITFVLFVTVLGLIAVIGFILYNQKNNARRPPSPVVNGRPPEETRFLRQA; from the exons ATGATGTTAATCTTTCTGATTCTAGTGGGAATTCAAGGTTCTACCGCAG TGACCCACTCTCTGAAGTATTTCTACACGGCATCTTCAGGAATAGAAAACTTCCCATCATACGTCTCTGTTGGGTTGGTGGATGAAGTTCAGATAAGTTACTGTGACAgcagaacaaatgaaaatattcctAAACAGGATTGGATGAATAAAGTGAATTCAAAACATCCAAATTACTGGGAGGAGGAAACAGAGACATGTTGGGTTAAACAGCGATTCCTCAAAGGCAACCTAGAAATTGCTAAACATCGTTTCAACCAGACTGGAG GAGAACACATATATCAGCAGATGTATGGCTGTGAGTGGGACGATGAGACCggagaggtcaaaggttatgatgAGTTTGGTTATGATGGAGAAGATTTAATTATACTGGACTCAAATACACAACAATGGATCGCTCCAAGAACACAAGCTGTCATCACAGCAAACAGATGGAACAATGATAGAAATGATTTAGAACATGAGAATGAGTACTTAACTCAGACATGTGTTGAGTGGCTGAGGAAATATGTCAACTATGGGAGGAGATCACTGATGAGAACAG ATCTTCCATCAGTGTCTCTCCTCCAGAAATCTCCATCCTCTCCAGTCAGTTGCTTCGCTACAGGTTTCTACCCCAACAGAGCAGAAATGTTCTGGAGGAAAGATGGAGAGGAGATTCATGATGGTGTGGAAAAAGGAGAGATCAAGCCCAACAATGATGGAACCTTCCAGATGAGCGTTAACATCGATCTGTCATCTGTTGCAACTGAAGACTGGAACAAgtatgaatgtgtgtttcaGCTCTCTGGAGTCAATGACATCACCAATAGACTGGAGAAAACAAGAATCTTGACCAATGAAT CAAATATCCCCATTGTGATCATCacctttgttctttttgtgaCTGTCCTCGGTCTCATTGCTGTGATTGGATTCATTCTTTACAACCAGAAGAACAACG CCAGGCGTCCACCTTCTC CTGTGGTGAACGGTCGGCCTCCAGAAGAAACCAGATTCCTTCGACAAGCatga